From Aspergillus fumigatus Af293 chromosome 5, whole genome shotgun sequence, a single genomic window includes:
- a CDS encoding glutathione synthase, with amino-acid sequence MSDSIYTNYPPELNPAQKDFLVKTIKDWATQNGLMVRPHLSFVSKESDPYGVLATNAPVTLFPSLFPRACFEEAKALQTVYNQLYAAITCNEEWLGKIMEDLIDVDDFISGLWKVHLSVKKEGYVQNLSLGLYRSDYMAHAPTNANTPSLKQVEFNTISSSFGGLSSLVRKLHSELLTSPPGYPISYPFHPLFESNVPPENTAVETLSAGLAAAHSAYGPSKSTPALPTCILFVVQENERNIFDQLALSRQLTTVHKIPVFRLHSTEVLDHTSIPASNPSRPLIYRPPHSPDTQFEVTTVYLRCFYAPTDYTSERDWEARTHLERSAAIKCPTVLNQLAGSKIIQQVLAETAGPDHLASFMADTDPATIARLRETFAPQYDLSSSGRGRELALNPETAVNHVLKPQREGGGNNVYKSAIPDFLRSIPESEWKRWILMELIRPPAEAKNVALRSDGEVLSGKVIGELGIYGTILWDQSNGNVLQNEQGGWLMRTKAKDVNEGGVATGFSSLDSILLY; translated from the exons ATGAGTGACTCGATCTATACTAATTATCCTCCGGAACTGAACCCCGCACAGAAGGACTTCCTGGTAAAGACTATCAAGGACTGGGCTACGCAAAATGGCTTGATGGTCCGACCTCATCTTTCGTTCGTTTCGAAAGAGTCTGACCCGTATGGTGTATTGGCCACGAATGCTCCAGTGACGTTATTTCCCAGTCTGTTCCCACGGGCATGCTTCGAAGAGGCCAAGGCGTTGCAGACCGTGTACAACCAGCTTTATGCCGCAATTACATGTAATGAGGAATGGCTTGGCAAAATAATGGAAGA TCTGATTGACGTTGACGACTTCATCTCCGGTCTGTGGAAAGTTCACCTCTCAGTCAAGAAGGAGGGCTATGTTCAGAACTTGTCCCTTGGATTGTACCGTTCTGATTACATGGCTCACGCCCCGACAAATGCGAACACCCCGTCTTTGAAGCAAGTGGAGTtcaacactatctcgtcgTCCTTCGGCGGCCTATCTTCTCTGGTGCGAAAGCTCCATTCAGAGCTTCTTACCTCCCCGCCAGGCTATCCTATTTCTTATCCTTTCCACCCACTGTTTGAATCGAATGTACCTCCTGAAAATACCGCTGTGGAAACCTTGTCAGCCGGGCTGGCTGCCGCGCATTCCGCTTACGGTCCTTCGAAGTCGACTCCGGCTCTTCCCACGTGTATTCTGTTCGTAGTGCAGGAGAACGAACGAAACATATTTGACCAGCTAGCACTCTCCAGACAGCTCACTACCGTTCATAAGATACCCGTTTTCCGACTACACAGTACCGAGGTCTTGGATCATACATCGATTCCTGCCTCGAACCCCTCCCGGCCTCTTATCTACCGACCCCCTCATTCACCAGACACGCAGTTTGAAGTGACAACTGTATATCTCCGCTGCTTCTATGCTCCGACTGATTACACCTCTGAGCGTGACTGGGAGGCGCGGACACATTTGGAGCGTTCTGCAGCGATCAAATGCCCCACCGTTCTGAACCAGTTGGCAGGATCTAAGATTATACAACAAGTACTGGCAGAGACTGCAGGGCCCGATCACCTTGCGAGTTTCATGGCAGACACCGATCCGGCCACTATTGCTCGCTTACGAGAAACATTTGCGCCTCAATACGACCTTTCTTCAAGTGGACGCGGCCGAGAATTGGCTCTGAACCCCGAAACAGCTGTCAATCACGTCCTCAAACCGCAGCGGGAAGGAGGCGGCAACAACGTTTATAAGTCAGCCATTCCGGACTTTTTACGGTCAATTCCAGAAAGTGAATGGAAGCGATGGATCCTGATGGAACTGATCCGTCCACCTGCTGAGGCCAAGAATGTGGCTTTGAGGAGTGATGGCGAGGTTCTCAGCGGCAAAGTCATTGGGGAGTTAGGTATCTATGGCACCATTCTCTGGGATCAATCCAATGGAAATGTCCTGCAGAACGAGCAAGGCGGGTGGTTGATGAGGACCAAGGCGAAGGATGTTAACGAAGGGGGGGTGGCCACGGGATTCTCCAGTCTAGATAGCATTCTTCTTTACTAA